The proteins below come from a single Malus sylvestris chromosome 3, drMalSylv7.2, whole genome shotgun sequence genomic window:
- the LOC126616627 gene encoding pleiotropic drug resistance protein 2-like, with protein sequence MSIATALAGEDLSRQTSSRGSWRSASVREMWNAPDVFQRSGRQQVLDEEEELKWAAIERLPTYDRMRRGMLRQAMSNGRVLTEEIDTANLGEQDKKQLMENILKVVEDDNEKFLQRMRARNERVGIDVPKVEVRFEKLSIEGDAYVGSRALPTLLNSSLNMIEGIIGKLKLVPSKKRNVQILKDVSGIVRPSRMTLLLGPPSSGKTTLLKALAGKLDKDLRVSGKVTYCGHEFVEFVPQRTSAYISQHDLHYGEMTVRETLDFSGRCLGVGTRYDMLVELSRREKDSGIKPDPEIDAFMKATSLAGQETSLITDYVLKILGLDICADTVVGDDMRRGISGGQKKRVTTGEMLVGPAKAFFMDEISTGLDSSTTFQIVKFMRQMVHILDVTMVISLLQPAPETYDLFDDIILISEGQIVYQGPRENVLEFFEYMGFRCPDRKGVADFLQEVTSKKDQEQYWFKKNEPFRYVSVADFAQAFATFHVGQRLAEDLRVPYDKRTAHPAALVKEKYGISSMELFKACFAREWLLMKRNSFVYIFKTVQIAIMATITFTVFFRTEMKPGQLGDSAKFMGALFFSLINVMFNGVAELSMTVFRLPVFFKQRDALFYPGWAFALPIWLTRIPISFMESLIWICLTYYTVGFAPEPSRFFKQLLAYFGIHQMALGLFRFIAGLGRSEIRASTIGSFALLIVFVLGGFVVSKNDLESWMLWTYYISPMMYGQNAIAINEFLDKRWSTPVLNATENTVGKVLLAGRGLFTTETWFWICVGALFGFSILFNLLFVAALTFLDPIVDNKTLIATDDSENKRKGRPNPEGTDMQVRNQAKKGMVLPFEPLSLAFNHVNYYVDMPPEMKSQGIEETRLQLLRDVSGAFRPGVLTALVGVSGAGKTTLMDVLAGRKTGGYIEGSITISGYPKNQATFARVSGYCEQNDIHSPYVTVYESLVYSAWLRLAKDVTKDKRKMFVDEVIDLVELNPLRNALVGLPGVNGLSTEQRKRLTIAVELVANPSIIFMDEPTSGLDARAAAIVMRTVRNTVDTGRTVVCTIHQPSIDIFEAFDELFLMKRGGQVIYAGPLGARSHKLVEYFEAIPGVPKIKDGYNPATWMLDVSSAAVEAQNDVDFAEIFANSDLYRRNQELIKELSTPQPGSKDLHFPTQFSQSFLTQCQACFWKQHWSYWRNSQYNAIRFFMTISVGVIFGIIFWNKGKKMDTQQDIMNLLGAGYAAVLFLGAGNASAVQSVVAVERTVFYRERAAGMYSELPYAFSQVAIETLYVLIQTFAYSVILYGMIGFDWKVDKFLYFYYFIFMCFTYFSMYGMMAVALTPGPQIAAIVMGFFMSFWNLFSGFLVPRTLIPIWWRWYYWGSPVAWTIYGIFASQMGDIKKVIEIPGEKPKAVNQFLKDYLGYEEDFLIAVVFGHVGWVLLFFFMFAYGIKYLNFQRR encoded by the exons ATGTCTATAGCGACAGCGCTTGCCGGGGAGGACTTATCCCGGCAGACCAGCAGCCGGGGGAGCTGGCGGTCTGCGAGTGTGAGGGAGATGTGGAACGCGCCGGACGTTTTTCAGCGAAGCGGTCGGCAGCAGGTGttggatgaggaggaggagctcAAGTGGGCGGCCATAGAGAGGCTGCCCACATATGATAGGATGAGGAGAGGGATGCTGAGGCAGGCCATGAGCAATGGGAGGGTTTTGACTGAAGAAATCGATACGGCGAATCTTGGGGAGCAAGATAAGAAGCAGTTGATGGAAAACATACTTAAGGTTGTGGAGGATGACAATGAAAAGTTCTTGCAGAGAATGAGAGCCAGAAATGAAAG GGTTGGGATTGATGTGCCTAAAGTTGAGGTTAGATTTGAGAAATTATCAATAGAGGGAGATGCATATGTTGGCAGCAGAGCACTTCCAACACTGCTAAATTCTTCCTTGAACATGATAGAG GGAATAATTGGAAAGCTTAAACTCGTAccatcaaagaaaagaaatgttcAGATTCTCAAAGATGTGAGCGGCATCGTGAGGCCATCGAG GATGACACTGCTTCTGGGACCTCCTTCATCAGGAAAAACAACACTTTTAAAAGCGCTTGCGGGCAAACTTGATAAGGATCTAAGG GTAAGTGGAAAAGTGACCTACTGTGGCCATGAATTTGTGGAATTTGTGCCTCAGAGAACCTCTGCTTACATTAGCCAGCATGATCTTCATTATGGTGAGATGACAGTTCGTGAAACGTTGGACTTTTCCGGACGTTGCCTGGGAGTTGGAACCAGGTACGATATGCTGGTAGAGCTGTCTAGACGGGAGAAAGATTCTGGTATCAAACCAGACCCTGAAATCGATGCATTCATGAAAGCAACATCTTTGGCTGGCCAGGAGACGAGTTTGATCACAGATTACGTTCTCAAG ATACTCGGATTAGATATTTGTGCTGATACCGTTGTTGGTGATGACATGAGAAGGGGCATATCTGGTGGACAAAAGAAACGCGTTACAACTG GAGAAATGTTGGTTGGACCAGCGAAAGCGTTCTTCATGGACGAAATTTCAACGGGGCTGGACAGTTCCACTACCTTTCAGATTGTCAAGTTCATGAGGCAGATGGTTCACATTCTGGATGTGACAATGGTCATCTCTCTTTTGCAGCCTGCACCAGAAACATATGATCTTTTTGATGACATTATCCTTATTTCTGAGGGTCAGATTGTGTACCAAGGCCCACGAGAGAATGTACTTGAATTCTTCGAATATATGGGGTTCAGATGCCCGGACAGAAAAGGTGTCGCAGATTTCTTGCAAGAAGTGACCTCAAAGAAGGATCAAGAACAATACTGGTTTAAGAAGAATGAACCATTCAGATATGTCTCTGTAGCTGATTTTGCACAGGCTTTCGCCACTTTTCATGTTGGCCAACGTCTTGCTGAAGACCTAAGAGTTCCGTATGACAAAAGAACAGCCCATCCTGCTGCCTTGGTGAAGGAAAAGTATGGAATAAGCAGTATGGAGCTTTTCAAGGCATGCTTTGCAAGGGAATGGTTGCTGATGAAGCGTAACTCATTTGTGTACATATTCAAGACTGTACAGATAGCAATCATGGCTACAATTACTTTCACTGTATTCTTCAGAACAGAAATGAAACCTGGGCAGTTAGGGGATTCGGCAAAATTCATGGGAGCATTGTTTTTCAGTCTCATTAACGTCATGTTTAATGGAGTGGCAGAGCTTTCAATGACAGTTTTCAGGCTTCCGGTGTTCTTTAAACAGAGGGATGCCTTATTCTACCCTGGATGGGCTTTTGCCTTGCCCATTTGGCTAACCAGAATTCCCATTTCGTTTATGGAATCTTTAATATGGATCTGTTTGACATACTATACCGTTGGATTTGCACCTGAGCCCAGTAG GTTCTTCAAACAGCTCTTGGCTTACTTCggtatacatcaaatggcactCGGACTCTTCCGTTTCATTGCTGGCCTTGGAAGATCAGAGATTCGAGCAAGCACTATTGGTTCCTTTGCATTGCTAATAGTGTTTGTCCTAGGAGGCTTTGTTGTTTCTAAAA ATGACCTCGAGTCGTGGATGCTATGGACCTACTATATTTCACCTATGATGTATGGACAAAATGCAATTGCCATCAATGAATTTCTTGACAAAAGATGGAGCACT CCTGTCCTCAACGCCACTGAAAACACGGTTGGAAAGGTCCTTCTGGCGGGAAGAGGCCTGTTTACCACGGAGacttggttttggatttgtgttGGGGCGCTTTTCGGGTTTTCTATTCTTTTtaatcttctctttgttgcagcATTGACCTTCTTAGACC CAATTGTTGATAATAAAACCTTAATCGCTACTGACGACTCTGAAAATAAGAGGAAGGGACGACCCAATCCAGAAG GTACTGATATGCAAGTGAGAAATCAAGCCAAAAAAGGAATGGTTTTACCCTTCGAGCCCCTTTCACTTGCTTTCAACCATGTGAACTACTATGTGGATATGCCTCCT GAAATGAAGAGCCAAGGGATTGAAGAGACTCGACTCCAACTTCTACGAGATGTTAGTGGTGCATTTAGGCCGGGTGTTCTGACTGCATTAGTTGGTGTCAGTGGTGCTGGAAAGACAACCTTGATGGATGTTTTAGCCGGAAGAAAGACTGGTGGGTATATTGAAGGAAGTATTACCATCTCTGGATACCCAAAGAACCAAGCCACATTTGCTCGGGTCAGCGGCTATTGTGAACAAAATGACATTCATTCACCATATGTTACTGTTTATGAATCTCTCGTATACTCTGCCTGGTTACGTCTTGCCAAGGATGTCACGAAGGATAAACGAAAG ATGTTTGTTGATGAGGTCATAGATTTGGTTGAGCTTAATCCCTTGAGGAATGCTTTAGTTGGACTTCCAGGAGTTAATGGGCTTTCAACTGAGCAGAGAAAAAGGCTGACTATTGCTGTAGAATTGGTTGCTAATCCTTCCATCATCTTTATGGATGAACCGACATCAGGTCTTGATGCTAGAGCAGCTGCTATTGTTATGCGTACTGTTAGAAACACCGTGGATACCGGACGAACTGTTGTTTGCACTATTCACCAACCTAGCATTGACATTTTTGAGGCTTTTGATGAG CTGTTCCTAATGaaaagaggaggacaagttatTTATGCTGGACCTCTAGGTGCCCGGTCTCACAAGCTCGTTGAATATTTTGAG GCTATTCCAGGGGTTCCGAAGATCAAAGATGGTTACAATCCTGCTACCTGGATGTTAGACGTCAGCTCAGCTGCCGTTGAGGCTCAAAATGACGTAGACTTTGCAGAAATATTTGCAAACTCTGATCTCTATAG GAGAAACCAGGAACTTATCAAGGAACTAAGCACGCCACAACCAGGCTCTAAGGATCTTCACTTCCCCACCCAATTTTCCCAAAGCTTTTTAACTCAGTGCCAAGCATGCTTCTGGAAACAGCATTGGTCATACTGGAGGAACTCGCAGTACAATGCCATTAGGTTTTTCATGACAATTTCCGTTGGAGTTATATTTGGTATTATCTTCTggaacaaaggaaagaaaat GGATACACAACAAGACATCATGAATCTGTTGGGGGCAGGATATGCAGCTGTTCTTTTCCTTGGAGCGGGCAATGCTTCTGCTGTGCAATCGGTTGTTGCTGTTGAACGAACAGTTTTCTACCGTGAAAGAGCTGCTGGGATGTATTCTGAGTTGCCTTATGCATTTTCTCAG GTGGCTATTGAGACACTTTACGTTTTAATCCAAACCTTTGCGTATTCCGTTATTTTGTATGGCATGATTGGGTTCGATTGGAAGGTGGACAAATTTTTGTACTTCTACTATTTCATATTCATGTGCTTCACATATTTCTCCATGTACGGGATGATGGCAGTTGCCCTAACTCCTGGTCCCCAAATTGCTGCAATTGTTATGGGCTTCTTCATGAGCTTCTGGAACTTGTTCTCTGGTTTCCTCGTCCCACGAACG CTAATTCCCATCTGGTGGAGGTGGTACTACTGGGGTTCTCCAGTCGCCTGGACAATCTATGGCATCTTCGCATCTCAAATGGGCGATATTAAGAAGGTCATCGAAATTCCTGGTGAGAAACCCAAAGCAGTGAATCAGTTCCTTAAGGACTATTTGGGTTATGAAGAAGATTTTTTAATCGCCGTGGTGTTTGGTCATGTTGGTTGGgtccttctcttcttcttcatgtttgcgTACGGCATCAAGTACCTTAACTTCCAAAGGAGATAA